The following DNA comes from Corynebacterium urogenitale.
GAGTTTCTTGGAAGCACAGTTGGAAGCCGTTTTTGACGACGTGACGGTGGACGCCGTCAAGGTCGGCATGCTGGGTGACGTGACGATTACGGACACCGTGCGGCGCTGGTTGCAAGAACACCCCGTTTCTGTTGTGGTTATTGACCCCGTCATGGTCGCAACCAGTGGTGATCGTCTGCTGTCAGAGGAGGCGGAGGAGGCCGTGCGCGGGTTCGTGGAGGACTGTGCCACGCTGGTCACCCCGAACGTGCCGGAGCTGGCGGTGCTCGTCAATCAGCCTGTGGCGCGTAGTTTCGATGAGGTGATCGAGCAAGCCCGCAACCTCGCCGCCCAGAGTTCTGTCATGGTGCTGGCCAAGGGTGGCCACCTCGATGGTGATCGTGCGGACAATGCGCTGGTGACCCCGGAGGGCACGGTCACTACTGTTCCCGTAGCGCGAATCGCAACCAAGAACACCCACGGCACGGGCTGCTCCCTCTCCTCCGCAGTGGCCACGCGCTTGGCTGCTGGCGATGCACCGGAACGTGCAGTGGCTTGGTCTACACGGTGGTTGCATGACGCGATTGTCCATGCCGACGCACTCCACGTTGGTCAGGGGCATGGGCCGGTGGATCACTTCCACCAGCTGCGTATTCGTGCCCAGGCTGGCAGCTCCCAACCTTGGTTGGGCGAAGACTGGAGCGAGATACCCGAGCGAGGTGAACAAGCCAGCCCAGAGATCTCCCCGGTCGGTCCACACACCCAACGGTTGTGGGGCCTCGTGGCGGGGTCGATCTGGCCGGACATCCAACGGCTTCCGTTCATCCGTGATCTGCGCAGCGGCGCTTTAAGGCGGGAGGACTTTGCTTTCTACCTCAACCAGGATGCGATGTATCTGCGCACCTACTCTCGTGCCCTCGCAGCCCTCTCCAGCGCTGCGCCGAGTGCAACTGAGCAAGTGTTCTGGGCACAAAGCGCCGCAAATACCTTGGTGGAGGAGGCAGAGCTGCACCGCACATGGCTAGCAGCAGAGGCCCAGCGCAGCAGCATTGGCGCTGAGCACCCATCGCCGGTGACGAAGGCATACACCGACCATCTCCTCGCCAGCGTGCTCGGTGACGACTACGCCGTGGGCGTGGCCGCGGTTTTGCCGTGCTATTGGCTGTATGCGGAGATTGGGCAGCACCTCCACGAGGCAGCGACCCCGGAGCACCCATATGTTGCGTGGCTGGAAACGTACAAGGATGAGGATTTCGTCGAGGCGACGCGCCGGGCACTAGGCGTGGTTGAACAGGCGCTGGAGTCCGCTGGTTCCGAGCAAAGAGAACGCGCCGAACAGGCGTTTATCTACGCCAGCCTTCACGAACGAGAGTTTTTCGACCAAGCCTCGCGAGCGTGGTGACTGGGCTTATCCCCTGTTGCGCGAGGGGGCTTTGTGGCCTTCGCCGGCCGATCCGTGTTGCGCGCTCGGCGGCGAACCTCGTCGCCGATGACATGAGCCAACCCGCCGAGCTTCTTGACGCCTCTCACAACCCCGCGCCCTACGGCACCGGCTACGTCCTTGGCCAGCTGCTTATTGCTTGGCTCGTCACCACTCTTGGGCTTGGGGACGGCAGCCGAGTAATCGTCATAGCCCTGTTCATCGGAGAACAGGGAAACATTGTCCGGGGTGCGCCGTCGGCGGGAGGCTAGGGGGAGCCCCTCCGCTCGTACCTCTGTTTTTGCCTCTGGGCGACCATCGACGGCGAAAGCGGAGACCGGCAATTCCACCTCAGGTTCGCGGAGGGAAAAGCCCAGCCAGTGTTCGATAGCCGCATGCATCAACAGGTAGGGAACAAAGGGGAGCTGGATGCCGGTGGCAGGGGCATTTCCCTCCCAAAATGGCATCTCGAATGATTCAGGTAGCCCGGTGTCCTCGTAGACGGTTTCCCGGGTCGCAGCGAAAGCACGCTTGAGCGTTCCGCCCGACCAGTGGGCGATGGCCCCGTATCCACTGCCTTCGCCCGCGATCGTGCCGTCGCAGCCTTCGGCACTTTCTGCGGTGGCATAGACATCGGGGGCGTTGACGAAATGGCGGTAGCGCTCCGGCAGGTCGCTGAGCTTCGGCATGTCTTCCACGACCATGCGCACCACGGAGAGGCCTTTGTAACCGCCAATGTAATACTCGTGTTCGCCGGGATTCGCGCTGCGCGTCATATCGAAATCACCGATGTGCGTCAGTGGCCATCGTGGGTTGAATTGCGCGAGGTACTTGCGGGCGAAGCCACGGTCTGCCCGAGGCTCGGCCTCAAGAACGGCACGGGGCTGCGCTGCGGTAACGAACCACAGCGTCACGAGGGTCTTGGCTGTGTGGCCCTGCGGCATGGGGGCTGTCTCCGTTACTTCTTCTTACGAGGGTTGGTGCGCACACCGAGGAGTACATCCTCCCAGTGCGGGGTCACGGCCTTGCGCTTGCGCTTAGCGGGCTTGCGCTCTTCGCCATCGGGGTGGAGGAGGAACTCGTTAGTATCGTCTTCTGCGCCTCCAGCGCGGTCGTAAAGCCCACGAGGGCGTTGGTTTCCACGCTGACCTCGGTCATTGCGCTGCTCACCGCCGCCGATGAGCGCGTCCAATCCGCTACGCTCCACGGAGCCGTGCCCCTCTCGAGCAGCGGGGTTTCCGGTGGGATCGCCTTCGTCGTCGTAGTTGTCGTACTCCGAGTAGTCGTCCTCTTCGGCCGGTCCGCTGCCGAGCAGTGGGGTTACGGCGGCCATGCGGCGCACGGGCTGTCCGTAACGTGGGTCGATGAGATCGCTGGCCACGGAGTTATTTGCGTGCACCAAATCCGGTCCCAGTGCGCACTGTTCGAAGATGAATTCCGCTTGGTGAGTGGACGTCTGCCCGGCGGCTTCCTTCTCCCACTCCACGCTGACGAGCCAACGACGTGACTGATCCTGGTAGGCATCCCAGGTGGCATCAGATAGTGTGGCGCCTCGTGCGGCTAGCGCGGTGGCGAGCACTTCCCATAGCGTCTGCTTGGTTGGCCCATCGGCCAGTACCGGGTGTGCCGCGTGCGCGAGGTCGGCGATGCGTCCGCGTTCCTGCAGGATGGGCCAGGCGTAAGGCTCAATCCGCGCCTCATCCGTGTCCGCTTCCTTCGCCAACTCGGCGACTGACGCGCCATGGCGTACCCGATCTTGGATCGTGCGCGGGCTCATGTTGATCTTGATGCGGTGCCTTCTCTTCTTTTCGACGCCACCAGCGACCACCGGAGCGATTCCCGTGGACGTGGCGGAATTGGCCTGGGCAGCATTCTGCGTGCTGGAAGCGGCGTCCTGCTCATCGGAAGAGGCAGTAGCATCTGATTTTGTGGTGTTGTCTGAGGCTTCAACACCCACTACTTCGCCCTCGAGAACGGCAGCGCTGGCGGTGTCGTGATTATTCGACCCGCTCTCCGCTGAACCTGTTGCCTCGTCACCAGAGTGAGAGTTCGGGCTGGCGCTGGAGCCATCGGGTGCTGATGCGGTGGCGTCGGATTCCGCGGGGTCCGACGCGTGAGAAGTGGAAAGGTCAACCACGGAGGATAATGCAGACACCGTAGCTCCGGTTTGAGTCTTGCCGGCTTGCGTTTCTCCGGCCTGAGGAGAATTGGCGCCTGTGGCACCGGCCAGAAGATCACGCAGCTCTGCCGTCACGGGGAGGAAAAACTCAGAGTTTGTATCCACCCCGCGCAATACCAATGATGCTGTATCGCTTTCGGCAACGACGAGCTTCAGCTCCTGCAACGGGGGCCTCCTGACAATTGAGGGAAAGGTTACAAACCACCTTAGTAAAAGGACGACGCGCACCGTGGGATAAACAGTCCCGCGGTGCGCGTTTGATGAAGAAAAAGCTTAATCGGGTATGTCCCGTGTCGGCTTCTGACACCTGGCTTTTAGGCCTTGGCGTAGCCACCGTCCAAAATGTAGTCGATAGCGGCAGTGAGCTTCTTAATGTCCTCTGGCTCGATGGCTGGGAACATACCGATGCGCAACTGGTTGCGACCCAGCTTGCGGTAAGGCTCAGTGTCCAGGATGCCGTTGGCGCGGAGAATCTTGGCGATCTTCGCGGCGTCAATGTCATCGGAGAAATCGATGGTGCCAACAACCAGAGAACGGGCATCGGTGGACTCGACGAACGGGGTGGCCTCTGGGCGGGACTCGGCCCACTCGTAGAGGTGAGCGGAAGACTCGCTGGTGCGCTTGACCATGCCCTCGAGTCCGCCGTTGGCGTTCATCCACTTCACCTGGTCATCCAGCATCAGCAGGGTGGCGACGGCAGGGGTGTTGTAGGTCTGGTTCTTGAGGGAGTTATCCACTGCGGTCTTCAAGTCCAGGAATGCAGGGATGTATCGATCCGTCGCGGCGATTTCCTCGACTCGTTCGAGTGCGGCTGGGGAGAACGCAGCCAGCCACAGGCCACCGTCCGAGGCGTAGCACTTCTGAGGGGAGAAGTAGTAAACATCCGCCTCCTGCATATCCACAGGAAGACCGCCGGAGCCGGAGGTGGCGTCGATGACCACGAGCGCATCGGTCTTCGGACGCTTCACTGGCACCATGGCGCCGGTGGAGGTCTCATTGTGGGCCCAAGCGACCACGTCGGCATCGGTGCCGTCCAGCTCGGCTGGGGAAGGGGCGGTACCTGGCTCTGCGGCGACGATCTGTGGCTCGTCCAGCCAAGGAGCCTTCTTGGACACGGTGGCGAACTTGCCGGAGAATTCACCATAGGTGAGGTGAGCCGACTTCTTGCGGATCAGGCCGAAGGAGGCGGCATCCCAGAATGCGGTGGCGCCACCCAGGGACAGGATAATTTCGTATCCTTCCGGCAGCTGGAACAGCTCGCCCAGACCAGCCCTCACGGATCCCACGACGTCCTTGACAGCGGCCTGACGGTGGGAGGTGCCCATCACATCGGCGTTGTCTTGGATAGCCTGAATCTGCTGCGGGCGGACCTTAGAGGGGCCGCAGCCGAAGCGTCCGTCGGAGGGGATCAACTCAGATGGAAGGGTAAGGAAGTCGTTGCTCATGTTTTATCTTTCCGATTCTTGGTCGATATCAGTGTTCAGATATAGCTACGTGCTCGCATCTTTAGCTACGTGCACACATCCGTGTGGATCTAAACCGCTCCGGAAAAGTCGATGCTTCCCGACGTGGTACGTGTGCGCACCTGCGTGCGTGCAAGAGTGCTCCCCTGCATGCGTGCAAGTGCGTACAAGAGTACAGCCGTTGGCGAAATGCGAGCGCCTATCCGAGCGACGCGACCGTTGAGGGGATATCTGTGGCATGCGCCGAACATCATCAAGGATAGTCCGTGAGATCACATTGAATAGAGCAGTTGGGAATTTACTTCCAAAATCATATGGAACTTGGGTAATACGGGGGTAGGGGCTCCGCTGAAATGCCCAAGGAAGTGTTTCTTGGCTCACATGTTCGGTACAATGTGGGGTGTCCCACGGATTAGCTACGGTGGATGTCGTGGCGTTGAGGCACGCCAATCGTTATGACGAAAACGCCATAAGCTAACCATCACCCTTGCGGGAAACGCAATGAATAGTTGCAGGCTGTGAGGAGGCTCGAAAAGCCGCCGTGCTGGCTCGTGGCGTCGAATAAAAAGACACACACAAAGCTCATGTGGAAGGTCAGCACAACCACACCGCGCTCCGGCAGGGACAGGGAGTAAGCGCTACACTTGAAAACGCTGAAAACTTAGCACGCGAGAGCATCGACCATTCAGAAAGGGATGTCAATGGCTACCGATAATCCAGACAAGGCCGTACTCCACTACCCAGGTGGCGAGTACGAGATGGACATCGTCCACGCAACCGAAGGAAACAGCGGTATTGCGCTGGGCAAGATGCTGGCAGAAACCGGCCTGACCACCCTGGATCCGGGCTACATGAACACCGGCTCCACCAAGTCTGAGATCACCTACATCGATGGTGCCGAGGGTATCCTCCGCTACCGCGGATACGACATCGCTGAGCTGGCAAACAACAACACCTTCAACGAGGTTTCCTACCTGCTCATCAACGGTGAACTGCCAAACTCCGAGGAGCTCGAGGAGTTCAACACCAACATCCGCAAGCACACCCTGCTGGACGAGGACTTCAAGAGCCAGTTCCGCGTATTCCCACGCGACGCCCACCCAATGAGCGTACTGGCCTCCTCCCTGAACATCCTCTCCACCTACTACCAGGACTCCCTGGACCCACTGAACCCAGAGCACCAGAAGCTCAACACCTACCGCCTCATGGCGAAGGTGCCAATGCTGGCCGCATACGCATACCGTGCGTCTAAGGGCAAGCCATACATGTACCCGGACAACAACCTCAACGCGCGCCAGAACTTCCTGCGCAACATGTTCGGCTACCCAACCGAGGAGTTCGAGGATGACCCAGTAGTCACCAAGGCTCTGGACAAGCTGCTGATCCTGCACGCTGACCACGAGCAGAACTGCTCCACCTCCACCGTCCGCATGGTCGGCTCCTCCCAGGCCAACATGTTCGTCTCCATCGCAGCCGGTATCAACGCCCTGTCCGGCCCACTGCACGGTGGCGCCAACCAGGCAGTTCTCGAGATGCTCGAGGACATCCAGGCCAACGGCGGCGACGCAACCGACTTCATGAACCGCGTGAAGAACAAGGAGCCAGGTGTTAAGCTCATGGGCTTCGGTCACCGCGTGTACAAGAACTACGACCCACGCGCTGCCATCGTCAAGGAGTCCGCACACGAGATCCTGGAGCACCTCGGCGGCGACGAGCTGCTGGATCTGGCCATGAAGCTCGAGGAGATCGCACTGGCTGATGACTACTTCATCCAGCGCAAGCTCTACCCGAACGTCGACTTCTACACCGGCCTGATTTACCGTGCGATGGGCTTCCCAACGGACTTCTTCACCGTTCTGTTCGCAATGGGCCGCCTGCCAGGCTGGATTGCTCACTACCTGGAGCAGGT
Coding sequences within:
- the sepH gene encoding septation protein SepH — encoded protein: MQELKLVVAESDTASLVLRGVDTNSEFFLPVTAELRDLLAGATGANSPQAGETQAGKTQTGATVSALSSVVDLSTSHASDPAESDATASAPDGSSASPNSHSGDEATGSAESGSNNHDTASAAVLEGEVVGVEASDNTTKSDATASSDEQDAASSTQNAAQANSATSTGIAPVVAGGVEKKRRHRIKINMSPRTIQDRVRHGASVAELAKEADTDEARIEPYAWPILQERGRIADLAHAAHPVLADGPTKQTLWEVLATALAARGATLSDATWDAYQDQSRRWLVSVEWEKEAAGQTSTHQAEFIFEQCALGPDLVHANNSVASDLIDPRYGQPVRRMAAVTPLLGSGPAEEDDYSEYDNYDDEGDPTGNPAAREGHGSVERSGLDALIGGGEQRNDRGQRGNQRPRGLYDRAGGAEDDTNEFLLHPDGEERKPAKRKRKAVTPHWEDVLLGVRTNPRKKK
- a CDS encoding citrate synthase; its protein translation is MATDNPDKAVLHYPGGEYEMDIVHATEGNSGIALGKMLAETGLTTLDPGYMNTGSTKSEITYIDGAEGILRYRGYDIAELANNNTFNEVSYLLINGELPNSEELEEFNTNIRKHTLLDEDFKSQFRVFPRDAHPMSVLASSLNILSTYYQDSLDPLNPEHQKLNTYRLMAKVPMLAAYAYRASKGKPYMYPDNNLNARQNFLRNMFGYPTEEFEDDPVVTKALDKLLILHADHEQNCSTSTVRMVGSSQANMFVSIAAGINALSGPLHGGANQAVLEMLEDIQANGGDATDFMNRVKNKEPGVKLMGFGHRVYKNYDPRAAIVKESAHEILEHLGGDELLDLAMKLEEIALADDYFIQRKLYPNVDFYTGLIYRAMGFPTDFFTVLFAMGRLPGWIAHYLEQVNDPTAKINRPRQIYTGHAERSL
- a CDS encoding DUF6928 family protein, translated to MPQGHTAKTLVTLWFVTAAQPRAVLEAEPRADRGFARKYLAQFNPRWPLTHIGDFDMTRSANPGEHEYYIGGYKGLSVVRMVVEDMPKLSDLPERYRHFVNAPDVYATAESAEGCDGTIAGEGSGYGAIAHWSGGTLKRAFAATRETVYEDTGLPESFEMPFWEGNAPATGIQLPFVPYLLMHAAIEHWLGFSLREPEVELPVSAFAVDGRPEAKTEVRAEGLPLASRRRRTPDNVSLFSDEQGYDDYSAAVPKPKSGDEPSNKQLAKDVAGAVGRGVVRGVKKLGGLAHVIGDEVRRRARNTDRPAKATKPPRATGDKPSHHAREAWSKNSRS
- the serC gene encoding phosphoserine transaminase, translating into MSNDFLTLPSELIPSDGRFGCGPSKVRPQQIQAIQDNADVMGTSHRQAAVKDVVGSVRAGLGELFQLPEGYEIILSLGGATAFWDAASFGLIRKKSAHLTYGEFSGKFATVSKKAPWLDEPQIVAAEPGTAPSPAELDGTDADVVAWAHNETSTGAMVPVKRPKTDALVVIDATSGSGGLPVDMQEADVYYFSPQKCYASDGGLWLAAFSPAALERVEEIAATDRYIPAFLDLKTAVDNSLKNQTYNTPAVATLLMLDDQVKWMNANGGLEGMVKRTSESSAHLYEWAESRPEATPFVESTDARSLVVGTIDFSDDIDAAKIAKILRANGILDTEPYRKLGRNQLRIGMFPAIEPEDIKKLTAAIDYILDGGYAKA